CCCCTCCTGCCCGGCGCCGACCTGCTGCTCGTTCGCCAGGGCCGCGAGGTCGCCGCCGCGCTGGAAGCGGCCCGGCTGCCCTGAACGGGGGCGCCCCGGCCCTCAGATGGGCGAGCCGCCCGCGCCCAGCCGCTCCTCGACCTCTCCGAGCGCCTCGCTGGTGGGGTCGGCGGCGCTCACGGCGGCGAGCAGCACCGTCAGGGCCGCCACCGCCGCGTGCAGGGGCAGGGTGCCGAGGTCGGTCAGGGACAGCAGGGCACTGACCCCCACGCCCCCCAGCAGCGCCAGCAGGCTGCGGTTCAGCAACGGGCGGTGCGAGAGGCGCAGGGCGTTGGCCCGCAGCAGCGCCAGCGCGAGCAGGGCGGTGGCCAGCGACCAGACCACCAGTTGCAGGTTGACGGCGTCGCGGGCGTTTTCCGTGTCGGCGATGCCGTGGCCCATGCCGACCGCCAGCATCACGATCCCCAGCGTCAGGGGAATATGGCTGTAGAGCCACAGCAAAAAAGACCCGATGCGGCCCCTGCGGTGCGCCTCCAGCACGGGCAGGGCGCGCGCCTGATCGAAATACAGCCGCCACAGCCCCAGCGCGGTGACCAGCGCCAGCAGCGAGGGCGCGAGGTCGGCGGGCGTGAGGGGCCGCTGGCGCCCACCCGCCACCAGCTCGGTCACGACGCCCCCCAGCGCGATAATCTGAAGCAGGCCCACCCGCTCGGGCAGATGCTCCTGATGCGGCAGCGCCTGGCCGTGGCGGTCACGCAGCAGCAGCGGCGTCAGCAGGTCCACCCCCAGCGCCACCCCCCAGGCGAGCAGCTGCGCGGTCCCGCCCAGAAAGGCGCTCCCCAGCCAGATCAGGGCGGCCAGGCCGTATCCGGTCATCAGGGGCCGGGCAAAGGCGGCCACCTCGGGATCGCGGCGAATCATCAGGGCGTGCATCCCGATCAAAACCGCCCGGTTGGCGGCAAAGGCCAGCGCGAAGACCGGGCCATTTTCCGCGAGTTCGCCGCGCTCGGAGAGGGCCAGCACTGCCACCGTCAGCAGCTGCGCGAGGCTGCCCCAGCGGTAGACCCGGTCCTGGTTGCCGTGCCGGGCCGCGAAGGTGGTGTTCCCGGCCCAGGCCCACCACACCGCGCCGAACATCACCAGAAAATTGACGAGGTTGATCCCGCTCGGCGCGTCGCCCAGCCGCTTGGCGAGCTGATCGAAGGCCACCACGAAGGTGAGGTCGAAAAACAGCTCCAGCCAGGTGACCTTCTGCTCCTCGGGGCTGCCGGGCGCCGCCTGGCGGTCGTCGCCAGTGCCGCTTTGCGAGGTGCCGTCTTGCAGGGCGACGCTGGACGGCTCGCCGTGACTCATCGCAGGCGGCCCAGGCCCTTGCGAATCAGGGCGTCGGTGCTCTGGGCGGGGTCGGCGGCCAGCAACTCGGCCACCACGCCGCGCACCTGCCCCTCACGGAAGCCCAGCGCCATCAGGGCGTCCACGGCGTCGCGGCCTGCCGTGCCCGTGACCGGGGCGGCCTTGCCCCCCTCTCCCGGCGCGGCGGCGGCCAGATGCTCGGGCACCTTGTTCTGGAGTTCGAGGACCAGCCGCTCGGCGGTTTTCTTGCCCACGCCCGACACGCTGGAGAGCAGCCGCACGTCTCCCGTGAGCAAACCCTGCGCCACCGCCGAGGGCGGCATGGCCGAGAGCAGCGCGAGGCCCAGCTTCGGCCCCACCCCGCTGACCCCCGTCAGCAGGTCGAAGAGGCGCAGGCTGTCCGCGTCCGTGAACCCGAACAGCAGCTGGGCGTCCTCGCGGATCACGTGGCGGATGTTGAGTTCGGCCGGGGTCCCCACCGCCAGTTTGCCCAGCGTCGAGGCCGGGCAAAAGACCTCGTAGCCCACGCCCCCGGCGACGATCACGGCGCTCACGTCGCGCACCTCGCGCACGACGCCGCTCAGGTAGGCAATCACCGGGCCTCCGGAAACAGCCGCCTGCGCGCACGGACCCCTCCCGACCGGACGAGATGACGGGTTCGGCGGGGTGGAGAACTGTTCGGCGCTTTCCCGAAAAATGCGAAACGCGGCTGAATCCCTATCACGCGCCTGATTCTAGGGGGCAGACCGGGGCCGGAAGGGGTGAAAGATGACGGCCCGCCCGCTACACTGGCCGCATGACCATCACCCCCGCCGTGATGATGCGAATGCCCCCGCGCGCCTGACGAGGTTGGGGAGGGGCGGGGTGCGGCGAGCCGGGCGCCCCGCCCCTTCCCCTTGTCCAGGCGCGGCCTTTTTGCCGGGAAACCTGTCCACCTTTTTACAGGTCAACCTGTTTTCCGTATCTTGGAGCGGTTGCCCAGGCTGACCGGGCGAGGAGAAGCGGCACATGACGAGACAGCCCGAGCGAGAGTTCTACATCACCACCGCCATCGACTACGCCAACGGCGTGCCGCACATCGGGCACGTGTACGAAAAGATCCTGACCGACGCCCTGGCCCGCTACCACCGCCTCGCCGGGTACGCGGTGACCTTCCTGACCGGCACCGACGAGCACGGCGAGAAGATCGCCAAGGCCGCCGCCGCAAGCGGGCAGACGCCGCAGGCGTTTGTGGACGACCTCTCGGCGCGGGCCTTCCGGGGGCTGTGGGACCGGCTGGAGATCAGCTACGACGACTTTATCCGCACGACCGAGCCGAGGCACAAAGCCTACGTGCAGGAGATCTTGCAGCGGGTCTACGACGCGGGCGACATCTACTTCGCGGAGTACGAGGGCCTGTACTCGGTGGGCGCCGAGCGGTACGTCACCGACAAAGAACTGGTGGAAGGCGGTGACGGGGTGCGCCGCTTTCCCGGTGACAAGGACCCGCCCGAGCAGCGGCGCGAGGCCAACTACTTTTTCCGCATGGAGAAGTATCAGGCGTGGCTGCGCCAGCACATCGAGCAGAATCCCGACTTCATCGGCCCCGCCGGGTACCGCAACGAGGTGCTGGAGATGCTGCGCGAACCGGTCGGGGACCTCTCCATCAGCCGCCCGAAGTCGCGGGTGGGCTGGGGGATCGAGCTGCCCTGGGACCCGGAGCACGTGACCTACGTGTGGTTCGACGCGCTGCTGAACTACGTCTCCGGGCCGGTCAGTCTGGGGATGGGCGAGGCAGCCATCGGAACGGCGTGGCACGTGATCGGCAAGGACATCCTCAAGCCGCACGCGGTGTTCTGGCCGACCATGCTGCGGGCGGCGGGGCTGCCCGTGTACCGCAAGCTGGTGGTCCACAGCCACATCCTGGCCGAAGACGGGCGCAAGATGGGCAAGAGCCTGGGCAACGCCCTGGACCCCGAGGCGCTGGTGCGCGCGTACCCGGTGGACGCGATTCGCTACACCCTGCTGCGCGAGGCCTCGCTGGGCGCCGACAGCCCCTACGGCGAGGGGATTCTGGTGTCGCGGCTGAACAGCGACCTCGCCAACGACCTGGGCAACCTGCTGTCGCGCACGGTCAGCATGATCCAGAAGTACCGGGGCGGGGTCATTCCGCAGGCCCACGAACCCGGCGAGCGCGAGCACCTGCTGGAGGCGGCGGCGCTGGCCCTGCCCGGCGAGGTGCTGCGGCTGGCCCGGGACCTCAAGGTCAACATGGCGATCGAGGAGGCGATGAACTTCGTCCGCAGCCTCAACCGCTACATCGCGGAAAGTGCCCCGTGGACGCTGGCAAAGGCCGAGGAGACCCAGGGGCGCCTCGACACCGTGCTGTACACCGCCGCCGAGGGGCTGCGGGTGGCGAGCGTGGCCCTGGAGGCCGTGATTCCCGGCAAGGCCCGCGAGCTGCGCCACCAGCTCGGCCTGGGGGACCAGCGCTACCCGCTGACCGCCGCCTGGGGCCTGACCCCCGCCGGAACGCCGGTCGTGGGCGGCCCGGTGCTGTTTCCCAAACCCGAGGTGCCCGCCAGCGCCGAGACCCCCGCCCCCCGCCCCGCGAAGAACGGAAAGAAGGAGAAAAAAGCCGTGACCCAGACCCCAGCAGCGCAGGCCCCTGCCCCGGAGGCGCAGACCCCCGAACTTCAGGTCGCCGCACCGACCCCCGCCGCCCCGCCCAGCGACACCGCCGCGCCCATGCAGGACCTGATCTCCATCGACGACTTCGCGCGCATCGACCTGCGGGTGGCGGAGGTCGTGGCGGCCGAGGCGGTGCCCAAGGCCGACAAGCTGCTCAAGCTGACCGTGAAAATGGGCGGCGAGACCCGCACGGTCGTCAGCGGCATCCGCCAGTGGTTCGCGCCGGAAGACCTGGTGGGCCGCCGGGTGGTGCTGGTCGCCAACCTCAAGCCCGCGAGGCTGCGCGGCATCGAGAGCCAGGGCATGATCCTGGCCGCCGAGGACGAGCACGGCAACCTCGATCTGGTGGGGACCGGGCTGGAGCTGCCCAGCGGGACGAAGGTGCGGTAAGGGGGACGGGGGAAGCGGCGCGCGGTGAGGACAGGGCCTCTCCCGCGCGCCGCTTCCCTCCCCCGCTACACTGCCCCCATGCCGTTTGTGATCGTGTCGGGCCTGTCGGGCAGTGGGAAAAGCACCGCGCTCAGAACGCTGGAGGACGCGGGCTTTTTCATCACCGACAACCTGCCGCCCGAGCTGTGGGGGGCGATGCACGATCTGGCGGTGGCGCGCGGGCTGGAGCGGGTGGCGGTGAGCACCGACGCGCGCACCCGCTTTTTTCTGGACGCGCTGGAGGACAGCTACGTGCGGCTCTCGCGGCGCCGCGAGGACCTGCGGGTGCTGTTTCTGGAGGCGGCCTCCGAGGTGCTGCTGCGGCGCTACAACCTCACCCGGCGCGAGCACCCGCTGGGCGAGACGCTGATGCTGGATTTCGCCCGCGAACGCGAACTGCTCTCGCCGCTGCGGGCGATTGCCGACACGGTGATCGACACGACCGGCTTCACGGCGGCCGAGCTGTCGGCGCGGGTGCTGCGGACCTTCCGGCTGGAGCAGGACTTCACCCTGCGGCTGCTGAGTTTCGGGTTCAAGCACGCGCCGCCCCGGGACGCCGACCTGGTGATCGACGTGCGCTCGCTGCCCAACCCCCACTACGTGCCCGAGTTAAGGCCCCGCACCGGGCTGGAGCGCGAGGTGGCGCAGTACGTCTTTCAGGACGCCGCCTCGGAGGCGTTTTACGGCGAGGTGCGCGACTTCGTGCGGATCGCCGCCGAGCGGGCGCGGGCGGCGGGGCGGCACGGGTACACGGTGGCGGTGGGCTGCACCGGCGGGCAGCACCGTTCGGTGGCGGTCGCCGCGCGGCTGGCGGGCGACCTGCTGGACCTCGGCGCGCAGGTGGCCGACCACCGCGACATGCGCCCCGGCGGTGAGGAATGAGTGACCCGACCGGTCTGCAAGGCCCCGGTCCGGGCGGGGGCCAGGGCAGCAGCGGGGGCCGCGCCGCGCGCGAGCAGGCCCGGCGCGCCCGCATGTGGCTCTCGCCGGGGCTGGGGGTCAAGCGCTGGCTGCTGCTGTTCGCGGTCTGCACGCTGCTGGGGGCAGTCGGCTTCCTGCATTTCACCTGGACCGGGCCGCTGCACTTCACGGCCACGCGCTGGATCCTGTGGCTCAACGCCCTGACCAAACCCGAGGTGCTGCCGCTGTGGGTGGCGGGCATCTCGGTCATGGCGCTCGCGCTGGGGGGCGCGCTGCTGAGCATCGCCATGCTCAACCGCTCGATGTTGCGCTCGACCGGCACGGCCCCCGAGCAGGCGCTGGACGTGATCTACTCGCACCGGACCCTCTCGCGCGGCGCCCGGATCGTGGCGGTCGGCGGCGGCACCGGGCTGTCGAACCTGCTCAGCGGCCTCAAGGCGCACTCGGGCAACCTCACGGCCATCGTGGCGGTGTCGGACGACGGCGGATCGAGCGGGCGGCTGCGCGAGGCGCTCGACATGATCGCGCCCGGCGACCTGACCGACTGCTACGCGGCGCTCTCGGACAGCCCCGTCCTGGCGCGGCTGCTGCTGCACCGCTTCGGGCGTGGCGAGGGGCTGGAAGGCCACACCTTCGGCAATCTGCTGCTCGCCACCCTCAGCGAGGAACAGGGCGGGCTTCAGGGAGCCATGCGCGACGTGCACGAGGTGTTGCGGGTGCGCGGGCAGGTCTTTCCGGCCACGACCACGCCGACCACGCTGGTCGCCCGGCTGTCCGACGGCCGGGAGGTGCGCGGCGAGAGCGGCCTGGCCGCGCAGATGGGGGGCGCGCGCGTGCAGAGCGTGCGGCTGGAACCTGCCCACCTCCCGGCCCTGCCCGCCGTGCTGGAGGCCATCGACGGCGCCGAGCTGATCGTGCTGGGGCCGGGCAGCCTCTTTACCTCAATCATTCCCGCGCTGCTGGTGCCCGACGTGGCGCGGGCGATCCGCGACTCGGCAGCGCCCGTCGTGTACGTCGCCAGCCTGATGACCGAACCCGGCGAGACGACCGGACTGGGCCTGGAAGACCACGTCCGCGCCATCACCGCCCACCTGGGCCGCACGCCCGACTGGGTCCTGATGAACAGCACGCCGGTGCCGGAGGACGTGCGCGCCCGTTACGCCGCCGAGGGCGCGCAGGTCCTCGACCTGGTCGGGGCGGGCGGCGACCTGCAAGGCCGCATCCGCTCCGCGCCCCTCCTGCACCCCGAAGACGAGCAGGCCCGGCACGACCCCGCCGCACTGGCGCAGGCGCTGGTCACGCTGACGCCGCGCAGCCGCCTGGGCCTGTGAGACCCACCCGCCGGGCGCGTGAGCCGCTATGCTGGCGCGCGTGCTGACGCTCCTGACTGCCGCGCTGCTGTCGCTGGCCGATCCTGCCGGGGACGCGCGCGGGGACGGCGGCTACCTGCTGCCGACCCGCCCGGCCCTGAGCGCGGACGCCCTGGACCTCCGCAGTTTCGAGGCCGCGCCGCAGGGGGCCGGCATGCGCTTCACGGTGGGGCTGGGCCGCGTCGAGAATCCCTGGCAATCGCCGCTGGGCTTCTCGGCGGGCGTGACCGACATCTTCGTGGGGGGCGGCCTGGGCGGCGAGCGCAGACTGGACGACCTGCGGCTGACCACGGCGCGCGGCGGCTGGCAGTACCACCTGCGCGTGACCGGCTTCGGCAGCACGCTGAGCCGGGCGCCGCAGGGCGAGCAGGAGGCCGCCCGGCTGGCCGCGCCGTCCGTGCGGGTGGAGGGCACCCGCCTGGTCATCGACGCGGCGGTGCCGCCCGGCCGGTACGCCTACTGGGTGACCAGCAGCGTGTACTCGCCGCTGACGCCCGACGGGGTGCTGCGCCCGGTGACCACCCCGGGCCAGGCCGTGCTTCAGGCGGGCCGCGCGGGGG
The sequence above is a segment of the Deinococcus budaensis genome. Coding sequences within it:
- a CDS encoding glucodextranase DOMON-like domain-containing protein encodes the protein MLTLLTAALLSLADPAGDARGDGGYLLPTRPALSADALDLRSFEAAPQGAGMRFTVGLGRVENPWQSPLGFSAGVTDIFVGGGLGGERRLDDLRLTTARGGWQYHLRVTGFGSTLSRAPQGEQEAARLAAPSVRVEGTRLVIDAAVPPGRYAYWVTSSVYSPLTPDGVLRPVTTPGQAVLQAGRAGAPVPVDVLLPSGDPAPFTQGTLAPVGQTRDTRTLLLAGLGGLGLLLVAFATLAQRRRGP
- a CDS encoding gluconeogenesis factor YvcK family protein, translated to MWLSPGLGVKRWLLLFAVCTLLGAVGFLHFTWTGPLHFTATRWILWLNALTKPEVLPLWVAGISVMALALGGALLSIAMLNRSMLRSTGTAPEQALDVIYSHRTLSRGARIVAVGGGTGLSNLLSGLKAHSGNLTAIVAVSDDGGSSGRLREALDMIAPGDLTDCYAALSDSPVLARLLLHRFGRGEGLEGHTFGNLLLATLSEEQGGLQGAMRDVHEVLRVRGQVFPATTTPTTLVARLSDGREVRGESGLAAQMGGARVQSVRLEPAHLPALPAVLEAIDGAELIVLGPGSLFTSIIPALLVPDVARAIRDSAAPVVYVASLMTEPGETTGLGLEDHVRAITAHLGRTPDWVLMNSTPVPEDVRARYAAEGAQVLDLVGAGGDLQGRIRSAPLLHPEDEQARHDPAALAQALVTLTPRSRLGL
- the rapZ gene encoding RNase adapter RapZ, which codes for MPFVIVSGLSGSGKSTALRTLEDAGFFITDNLPPELWGAMHDLAVARGLERVAVSTDARTRFFLDALEDSYVRLSRRREDLRVLFLEAASEVLLRRYNLTRREHPLGETLMLDFARERELLSPLRAIADTVIDTTGFTAAELSARVLRTFRLEQDFTLRLLSFGFKHAPPRDADLVIDVRSLPNPHYVPELRPRTGLEREVAQYVFQDAASEAFYGEVRDFVRIAAERARAAGRHGYTVAVGCTGGQHRSVAVAARLAGDLLDLGAQVADHRDMRPGGEE
- a CDS encoding low temperature requirement protein A; this translates as MSHGEPSSVALQDGTSQSGTGDDRQAAPGSPEEQKVTWLELFFDLTFVVAFDQLAKRLGDAPSGINLVNFLVMFGAVWWAWAGNTTFAARHGNQDRVYRWGSLAQLLTVAVLALSERGELAENGPVFALAFAANRAVLIGMHALMIRRDPEVAAFARPLMTGYGLAALIWLGSAFLGGTAQLLAWGVALGVDLLTPLLLRDRHGQALPHQEHLPERVGLLQIIALGGVVTELVAGGRQRPLTPADLAPSLLALVTALGLWRLYFDQARALPVLEAHRRGRIGSFLLWLYSHIPLTLGIVMLAVGMGHGIADTENARDAVNLQLVVWSLATALLALALLRANALRLSHRPLLNRSLLALLGGVGVSALLSLTDLGTLPLHAAVAALTVLLAAVSAADPTSEALGEVEERLGAGGSPI
- the metG gene encoding methionine--tRNA ligase; the protein is MTRQPEREFYITTAIDYANGVPHIGHVYEKILTDALARYHRLAGYAVTFLTGTDEHGEKIAKAAAASGQTPQAFVDDLSARAFRGLWDRLEISYDDFIRTTEPRHKAYVQEILQRVYDAGDIYFAEYEGLYSVGAERYVTDKELVEGGDGVRRFPGDKDPPEQRREANYFFRMEKYQAWLRQHIEQNPDFIGPAGYRNEVLEMLREPVGDLSISRPKSRVGWGIELPWDPEHVTYVWFDALLNYVSGPVSLGMGEAAIGTAWHVIGKDILKPHAVFWPTMLRAAGLPVYRKLVVHSHILAEDGRKMGKSLGNALDPEALVRAYPVDAIRYTLLREASLGADSPYGEGILVSRLNSDLANDLGNLLSRTVSMIQKYRGGVIPQAHEPGEREHLLEAAALALPGEVLRLARDLKVNMAIEEAMNFVRSLNRYIAESAPWTLAKAEETQGRLDTVLYTAAEGLRVASVALEAVIPGKARELRHQLGLGDQRYPLTAAWGLTPAGTPVVGGPVLFPKPEVPASAETPAPRPAKNGKKEKKAVTQTPAAQAPAPEAQTPELQVAAPTPAAPPSDTAAPMQDLISIDDFARIDLRVAEVVAAEAVPKADKLLKLTVKMGGETRTVVSGIRQWFAPEDLVGRRVVLVANLKPARLRGIESQGMILAAEDEHGNLDLVGTGLELPSGTKVR
- the ruvA gene encoding Holliday junction branch migration protein RuvA, with amino-acid sequence MIAYLSGVVREVRDVSAVIVAGGVGYEVFCPASTLGKLAVGTPAELNIRHVIREDAQLLFGFTDADSLRLFDLLTGVSGVGPKLGLALLSAMPPSAVAQGLLTGDVRLLSSVSGVGKKTAERLVLELQNKVPEHLAAAAPGEGGKAAPVTGTAGRDAVDALMALGFREGQVRGVVAELLAADPAQSTDALIRKGLGRLR